DNA sequence from the Fimbriimonadaceae bacterium genome:
ATTCGGCCCGCTGATGACGGAAACCTGCACATCAGGCCGGACCTCGGTGACGACGTCGTGCAGAAGCTGCGGTCCGTGGGTGTCCATCCCCTTCGAGGCGATGGTCACGACCGGGTTCTCACCCTGGACCAAGCTCATTGCAGCGCGAACCCCGTGGCTTGGCACCGCCATTACCCAAAGGTCGCTGGGCTTTAGGTCGGTTGGATCGGAGGTGATGCGGACGTCGGTTGGGATGGCAAATCCGGGGAGGTAGCGCAGGTTTTCGCGAACGCTGGACATGACCAGCATCTCCTCGCTTTCGCGTCCAAAAAGCGTGACTTCGTGACCATTGCGGGCGAGCAGGATCGCCAAAGCGGTGCCCCAACTCCCAGCCCCAAGAACAGTCACAGTCATGCGGATGATTATACGGAATTTGGGAGGGCATCACTCCGTTGATGCCGTGCGACTGTGAGAAAGAAATGAGTGATGCAGGTTGTGCGATATCCGTGATCCGTAATCCGATATCCAAACGCCGACCATGTAGCGCTCCGTTGTTGCTGTACGAAACGCGGCAACGACGACGCGTTACTCTCCGAGGGGACGAGACGCCCATACCCAAACATGCCCCACAGGTACACTCAGGTTAGCCTGAGCGATGCCGCACAGGCCAGTTTTCAAGGAATCTCACGCTATGGCAATCCGCATCGGAATCAACGGTTTTGGCCGCATCGGCCGTCTTTCGCTTCGCACCATGCTCGCTCGATATCCGGGTGAATTCGATGTCGTTGCCGTCAACGATCTCACGGACACCGCAACGAATGCCTACCTCTTTAAGTACGACACCACGTACGGCCCTTTTGATGGAACGGTTGAGCAGGACGATTCCTCCCTTACCGTTAATGGCGACAAGATCAAGGTCTTTGCCCAAAAGGACCCGGCACAGATTCCTTGGGGAGATGTCGGCGCGGACATCGTTATCGAATCAACAGGCTTCTTCACTGATGCGACCAAAGCAGCAGCCCACCGCGAAGCGGGCGCAAAGAAGGTCATCATCTCGGCACCGGCAAAGAACGAAGATGTGACTATCGTTCTCGGCGTGAACGACAACATGTACGATCCGGCGAACCACCACGTCATCTCCAACGCGAGCTGCACGACCAACGGCCTCGCCCCCGTTGCCAAGGTCATGCACGAGAAGTTTGGGATTGAGAAGGGTCTGCTGACCACGGTCCATGCCTACACAAACTCGCAGAGCACCGTCGATACCGCCAAGAAGGACCTGCGCGATTCTCGAGCCGCCGCCGAGAACATCGTTCCCAGCAGCACCGGCGCAGCAAGGGCCGTGGGCTTGGTTATCCCTGAGCTGAAGGGAAAGTTCACAGGCATGGCGTTCCGTGTTCCAACCCGAACAGTTTCAGTAGTGGACTTTACCGCTCTGCTCAGCAGAGACGCCTCGGTGGAAGAGATCAACGCCGCCATGAAAGAGTATGCCGACGGTTCGCTCAAAGGGATTCTGCAATACTCGGACGAACCACTCGTGAGCAGCGATTTGATTGGCAACCCCTACAGCTCGATCTTTTCCGCTGTTGACACGGTTGGCCTTGGAAACTTCGTGAAGGTCGTGGCCTGGTACGACAACGAGTGGGGCTATAGCTGCCGCATCGCCGACCTGTGCAGCTTCCTGTCGAAAAAGGGTTTCTAAGAGCGCCAGGACTGAACGATGAAACAGGCCCGTAACACTTGGTGTTACGGGCCTGTTTGGCTTTGACCTCGTTATGGCGTCTTCTTAGGTTGAGGGGGGTCTTCCGTTGTGGCCGCCTTCTTTGTGGTTTGCGGGGTGTTCGTGCTCAATCCAGGAATGCCCCAATACTTTCCAACATACTGATTGGGATCGGTCACATAGAAGCGGACAATGCCAAAAACCATGTAGGCGGTGAGCAAGCAACCGAGCGCCCAAGTGCCGCTACGTGTGCCTATATCGAACTTGATGCCGCGAACGTATCCATAAAGGCAAACAAGGGCAGATATCGTAAATGCGAGATATAGGATTGGCCCAAAGGGGTTCGCTTGGACAGCATGCGTGAACTGCCCGTGCACCATAGACGTAAAACTCGTGGTCAACCCACATCCTGGGCAGGGTCGCCCAAAGACAAGAACGCTTGGGCACGGGGGCAGGCCAAGCTGCTGATGCGTACCGTGGCCATTGGGGTTGGGAGTCAAGAACAGAGCTACGCCGGTTACACATACCCAGATCAAAAACCACACCAGGTGGCTTCCGAGTTGTCTTCGTGTCAGGCCAAGCGTTCGTTGAATCATCTCGACACTACTATGCTACGCTATGCGAGCGGGGATAGGATGCGATACCGCGACTAATTGCCGGTGACAGCTTCTAATGGCAAGACGCACTCGGGCTGGATTTTTCCTTCTTCGATCCGTCCAACCCCAATGACATAGCCGCCAAGGTCCTGTAGGGCCACCAATGGCTCTCCAAGGGTTTCTGGAGCAGCTAAGCGTTGCCCCTGTCTAAAAGTGATCTCGTCCGATGGGCTGAGCCGCAGCAAGGGCATCGGCGGCAATGCTTCGGAAAGAGGAATCAGATCGGAAGGTGTCACCGTTTCGAGGGCAACGGCATCTTCGACTCGGAACTTGCCTGCCCGCGTACGCAAAAGGCTGCTCATATAAGCCCCACACCCCACCGCTTCGCCAAGATCGTGCGCTAACGAGCGCATGTAAGTGCCGCCTGAGCATTCGATCTCGAAAGTCGCCTTGTTTTCCTCGATTGAGAGCAGTTCGTATCGGCCGATGTGGACGCTCCGAGGCTCGCGATGAACGTCTTGCCCTGCCCTGGCATATTTGTACATTGGCTTGCCCTGTACTTTGACGGCGCTGTAGATCGGCGGCAGCTGCTCAATCAGCCCCATAAACGTAGGCTTGCAGAGTTCGATACGTTCACATAGGTCAAGCGGGACATCAACGCGATCCGACAGGGTGCCTTCACCGTCGTAGGTATCTGAGGTCTGTCCAAAAGTGAACTCACAGACGTAAACTTTGGGTTCGAGCGGCAGATACTGAAGGAATCGTGTAGCCGGTCCAACCGCGACGACAAGAAGGCCAGTGCCGAGTGGATCGAGTGTGCCAGCGTGTCCGATCCGCTTCGTTTCAAATCGGCGTCGGAGAATGTTGATGACGTCGTGGGACGTTATCCCTTTTGGCTTGTCGACTAAGAGTATCCCAAGCACGCGCGCAACCTCGGAATCACGGCGTCGATCACTTCATCGATCGAGCTCTCAAAGGAGCACCCGGCAGCGTTCTTGTGCCCTCCGCCCCCAAACTCACGGCCAACCTCGGCGACATCGTACTCCGCACGTGAGCGGAGACTTACGCGAACACGGTTCGGCTTGTGCTCTCGGAAGAGCGCCGCAATCTGCACAGTGCGTATCGAAAGCAGTTCGTTGACAAACCCTTCCGTGTCTTCATCGCTGGACCCGGCGGACTCAAAGTCTCGCAGAGTCAGCGGGGCCCAAGCTAGCTGCTCGTCGCACTCAAGGACCATCTTTTCCAGCATGTAGCCTTGGAGACGTGCCGCTGAGAATCGCTTCCGATGGAAAATCTCTTCGCTCACGAGGTTAATATCTGCCCCGCATTCGAGCAAGAACCCCGAAAGATGCAAGGCCTCGGGGCTTGTGTTTCGGAACCGGAAACTACCGGTATCGGTGACGATTCCCGTCAACAAGCAGGTTGCCATTTCTGGTGTGACGTCCGCGTCCAACTCTTTGAATAGGCGAGTCAAGATCAGCGCCGTCGCAGCGGCCTCAACGTCGATGATTCGGAAGTCTCCAGGCGCCTCGTGGGGAACGTGATGATCCACGACAATAAGCTTGAAGCAATGATCGAAGAACGGCGCAGTAGAGCCCAAACGCTCGGTGGAATCGAGGTCCAAAATTATTCCGAGGTCGTGCTTTTCGTTCTCCGGTTCCTGTCGAACCCGGCCCACGCCGGGCAAGAACAAAAGGTTTTGCGGTGGTGCATGGTGGCAGACGATCTCATTCTGAACGCCTAGAGCGTCGAGATAGTGAGAAACTGCCAAAGCCGAACCCAACGCGTCGCCGTCGGGATTCAGATGAGTGCCGATGAGGACGGAGGATGCTTTTTGGACTTCCGCTTGAAATTTCTTGGCCAGCGTGATGGTCTGACTCACCTTTATCCTTATCCTGCGCGGACGGAGATCAAAATGACCCCAACAGGAATGAACTCCCGCTTGGGCAGCCTCGCTGCCCGGGAACATGATACTCGAATCGACTCAGATCCCTTTGGGAGTGAAACTCGTACCACAGCCACAGCTGCGTGCTGCATTGGGGTTCTCAAACTGAAACCCACCGCCTATGAGATTGCCCGTGTAATCAAGCGTCGAACCTGCAAGAAATCGGGCTGATTTGCGATCACAAACCACGGTCACCCCATCGACTTCGAGGGACATATCCCGCTCTGTTAGCGCCGTATCGATCTTCGTCAGGTACTCAAATCCAGAACAGCCGCCACCTTTTACTCCGACGCGCAGGAAAGCTTCCGAACGTCCGTCCTTTTCCAAAATCTGCTTTAGGCGGACAATGGCGCTTGGAGTAAGCGTCACGGGGAACTCAACAGTCGCTTCGGTGAGGGACGTTTCCGACATATCTCTTCCTACGCTTAGCGGTTTGCGGCAATACGATCTTTGGGTATAGAGGTCTGAATCTGGATGAGTTGGTTTTGTTCTGCCTGAACCTTATCCAAGATCTCTTTCAAGGTGATCTTGCTCACGACGCTGTCAATCGCAGTCTGTATATCGGCCCACAGGCACATGATTGCGCACTCACCTTCGTGGACGCAGGTGCCGATGGAGCCGCTGTGGCGCCCACAGAACCCTTTGTCGTAGAGTTTGCCTCCAAGCTGTGCAAGGACCTCTCCAATCACAATCTCTTCGGGGGGCTGCGCCAGGGCATAACCGCCCGAGTGTCCTCGAGTGCTGTTGATATAGCCACCTTTGCGTAGGATCATGAGCAGCTTGGCGACATGAGGCTCGCTCAGCTCCTCAGCCTTACTGATCGTGGGGATGGTGACGCTGCCTTCCGGATACTCTTTCGCCACGCGAAGCAAGCACCTCAACCCATATTCTTCTTGTGCGCTTAACTTCATAACTCCTCAAAAATCGACAAAGGCCCGTCTCCATTATAGGCGACCGTCCTCAAACTCACCAGATCACAGCAAACCCAGCATCAACTTCACTTCGTCCGAAACCATATCCAAAGTGAACGGAGGGTCCCACGTCAGTTCAACCTTTGCGTCCGTCACACCCGGCACAAATTTCACTTTTTCCTCAACTTCGAGCGGGAGCGATTCAGCGACTGGGCAGGCCGGAGAAGTGAGCGTCATCAGCACGTTTACAAAGCCATTCTCATCGGCTGAGACGTTATAGATCAGCCCGAGATCGTGAATATTGACTGGGATTTCGGGGTCGTAGATTGAGCGCAATGCTTCAATGACCTCACTTTCCAGCATTGAACGTTCGATGGTGTTGAGGGTCTTTGATTGCGAGTTTGGTGTAGACATATCGATCGGTTTAGGCATGGCTCTTTTCTAAGCGCTCCCATAGAGAATTTACGTCATTGCGATCTGCCCATCGCATGACATACCACGCCGTGAGGCTAAGGGGCAGGAGAATGGGAACGCATACTGTTGCGATTATCCCGTACGCGGCGAGTGCCTCAGCAGCTGAGATGGCACGGGCGGCGGCCAGAACAAGGCAAAAAAGGGCGATGTTTGTCAGGCTGATGAGATACGCATATCCGCCTGCTCCAGGCCCTGTTATGGAGACGATTTTCTTTCGGAAGAGAAAGGCAACCGTAAGGCCTGTGACGGCACCAAGCGGGCCGAGCCACAGCCAAATCAAGGGTCCAAGCTTGCCTATATATTCGACCCCCGCCACAAAAAGGCTGATGATCGACGCGAGCACTACTGTCGCGAAGTAGCCGACAATAGCTGCCATTACGTAGTAGAACCCGACTAATCTCTTCACTCTGTCGTCACCGCCTGGCCGGAATCTTTCAAAGCTGCTTCCATCGCATGCCAGGCAAGCGTGGCGCATTTGATCCTTACGGGAAACTCGCGCACACCGGCCAAGGCAGCGAGCTGGCCCATCTCTTCTACGTCGGCCTCCCCCACGCCTGTTGCCATCTCCCGGAACCTGCGAAAGAGGTCTTGAGCCTCCTCAACGGTCTTTCCGGTGACTTCTTCGGTCAACATCGAAGCCGATGCAGTCGAGATTGCACACCCCGCGCCATCGAAATGGGCGGATATGACCGTGCTGTGGTCAACGGTGAGATAGATCGAAACCTGATCGCCACATAGGGGGTTAAAGCCTTCGGCGCAGCAGCTATATTCAGCGGGCACGCCAAAGTTTCGGGGCCGCTTGCTGTGGTCCAAAATGACCTCTTGGTAGAGTTCACGAAGGTCGATGCTGGACATTTCTACTTCTATTGTGAAGCATTCCTTGATTGGCCTCTTGGGATGCTCCTTTAAATAGTCTGCAGCCACGGGTCTGTTTGATTTCGGGCTAAGCACCGACAACGAGCAGACTTACGAATCAGCCCAGAATCTCTTTCGCTTTTCGCACAGCTCTCTGCAAAGCATCCAAGTCCGACTTCATCGTATACATACCAAGGCTCGCCCGTGCCGTTGCCGGAACTCCCATTCGCTTCATGAGTGGCATTGTGCAATGATGTCCGGCGCGTATGGCGATCCCTTCGGCGTCCAGAACGGTGCCGAGATCGTGCGGGTGAACGCCTTCAAGCGTGAAGGCCAGAATCCCCGCCTTTTCACGTGCCTGGCCTCGGATCGTGAGCCCAGGAATATCGCTGAGGAGCTGGGTTCCATAGGCGAGTAGCTCGTGCTCGTAGCTTGCAATGGCTTCTTTTCCAATCGACTGCACGTAATCGATCGCCGCGCCAAGTCCAATAAAGCCTGCAATATTGGGCGTCCCTGGCTCGAATTTGGCAGGGATCTCGGCGTAAGTGGTCTTCTCAAAGCTGACGGTGCGGATCATGCTCCCGCCGCTTTGATAAGGGGGCATCTTTTCGAGCAAAGTTCGCTTGCCATAGAGAATTCCGGTTCCTGTTGGTCCGTAAATCTTATGGCAGCTCAGTGTGTAGAAGTCGGCGTCGATGTCTTGAACATTGATTTGGAGGTGAGGCCCGCCCTGGGCACCGTCAACAAGACAGATCGCGCCGTGCTTCTTGGCCATGGCGATCATCTGCTTCGCAGGATTGATGGTGCCGATGGAGTTGCTGATGTGAACGAGAGCAACGATCTTTGTTTTTTCAGACAGGAGTTGCTCGTACTCCTCAAGAATGACCTCTCCGTCGTCGTTGATGGGAGCGACTCTGAGCACGGTTCCTATCTGCTCGCACAAGATTTGCCAAGGCACGATGTTTGAGTGGTGCTCCATCGTGGTGATGACGATCTCGTCCCCTGCCTTCAGAAATGTGCGCGCGTAGCTTTGCGCGACGAGATTGATCGCTTCTGTACAACCCTTGGTGAAGATGATCTCGGCCTCTTCACGAGCGTTGACGAAGGCGCGAACTTTCTCTCTCGTTGATTCAAATGCGTCGGTCGCCAACTGACTGAGCGTGTGCACTCCTCGGTGGACGTTTGCGCTGTTTTCGGCGTAATAGGCCCGCGTGGCTTCAATGACTGGTTTGGGTTTCAGGGCCGTTGCCGCGCTGTCCAAATAGATGAGCGGCTTGCCGTGAATCGTCCGGCTAAGCGCCGGGAAGTCGTCCCGCACTTTCTCCCCAATATTCATGATCGTGGGCGAATGGGCCATGGCATTTAATCGCTACGGCTGGTTCATCGAGAACACATTTGCGTCGAAGACGTATTCGTACTCTTTGATTTTTCGCAGCGCCGATTCAGACGGGCCTTTGTCCATCGAGATCTGAGCGATTGCCGACTTTGCTCCTCCGAGAACGATGTTCTCCATTTCTTGAACACTGATGCCTTCATCTTTCAGTACGCCTAGAATATGGGAGAGCACACCCACTCGGTCAACATGCCTGGCGACCATTACATGAGAGGCGATCTCCGCTTTCTTCACATTGACCACATTCGGGACACTGCCCGTTGCCTTGTACTCTCGCACGATCCGCACAGTCTCCATGGCGACCGCTTCCTGAGCTTGATCGGTGCTTGCGCCGATGTGGTGAGTGCAATAGACTCTTGGGTTGTCCTTCAAAGGACCTTCGTACGCGGCTTCTGCTGTATCCGGCTCGCCGTTGAAGACATCAAGTCCGGCAAAGAGCTTCTTCGCCTCCAGCGCTTCGAGCAATGCATCTTGGTCAATAACCTCGGCTCGGCTCGTGTTGATGATGTAAGCGCCATCGCGCATGGCATCAAAGAATTTTTTGCTAAGCATTCCCCGCGTATCGTTGGTCAGGCTGACGTGGATGCTCACAACGTCGGCTTGACGGGCAAGCTCTTCCAGGGATTCGGCGCGTCCAATTCCAAGAGCAGCCGCAACATCAGCGGTCATCCAGCGGCTGTAAGCGATGACGTGCATGCCGAACGCTCTTGCGCGCACGATCATCTCTTGCCCGATCCTGCCCATGCCTACAAGGCCAAGAGTGCGTCCGTAAAGTCCCTTTGCCTTGCTGTACTGCTTCTTGTTCCATTTGCCGTCGCGCAGATCGATCACATTGTCGGGAATGTGCCTATCGATAGCCAGCATCAATCCAAAGGCGAGTTCGGCGACCGCCTGGCTGTTTTTGCCCGGGCAGTTCGTCACGTAAATGCCGTTTTCACTTGCGGCGGCCACGTCGATTGTGTTGTAGCCTGCTCCAGCTCGGATAATCACGGCGAGCTTGGAGCCTGTGACCATAGGGGCAGTCACCTTCGTCGAGCGCACGACCAAGACTTCACAGCCCGTCTCCTTGATCGCTGCTTCCAGCGCAGCATCCTTTAAATCGGGTTGAAAATCAACGATGACGCCCAAGGACTCCAGGCCTTCAAGGCCGATCTTTTCGAACTTATCCGCAACGAGCACCTTCATAGAATGAAGTTTACCGATAAGGAGCGTCCTAAATGGACCGAATCGGCGACTGGCCCGTCAGGTAAGATTTCATCCCTCTCGCCCCGTGCCGGGGTGGCGGAATGGTAGACGCGGCGGTCTCAAAAACCGCTGGCTCAAAAGGTCGTGCGGGTTCGAGTCCCGCTCCCGGCACCAAACTCCTTTTTTCAGCCTATGGGCCCAGGAGCGTCAGCCCACCAGTAAATCGTTGGCGTTTTGGCGTGAGCTGCTTCGTGCGCCAACTATTCATTTAGATACGAAAGGGGAGAAATAAAAAGAAACGCGCTCGAATCGCTGGACCGAAGTCCGTTGCTCGAGCGCGCTCTATGCGCTAACTGTCAAATGCTTCCGAAGAAGCTTCATCCTTTTAGCGCTGTAGACTTCTTGCAAAGCTTTGT
Encoded proteins:
- a CDS encoding iron-sulfur cluster assembly accessory protein, whose amino-acid sequence is MSETSLTEATVEFPVTLTPSAIVRLKQILEKDGRSEAFLRVGVKGGGCSGFEYLTKIDTALTERDMSLEVDGVTVVCDRKSARFLAGSTLDYTGNLIGGGFQFENPNAARSCGCGTSFTPKGI
- a CDS encoding SUF system NifU family Fe-S cluster assembly protein, whose translation is MSSIDLRELYQEVILDHSKRPRNFGVPAEYSCCAEGFNPLCGDQVSIYLTVDHSTVISAHFDGAGCAISTASASMLTEEVTGKTVEEAQDLFRRFREMATGVGEADVEEMGQLAALAGVREFPVRIKCATLAWHAMEAALKDSGQAVTTE
- a CDS encoding DUF2752 domain-containing protein, with protein sequence MIQRTLGLTRRQLGSHLVWFLIWVCVTGVALFLTPNPNGHGTHQQLGLPPCPSVLVFGRPCPGCGLTTSFTSMVHGQFTHAVQANPFGPILYLAFTISALVCLYGYVRGIKFDIGTRSGTWALGCLLTAYMVFGIVRFYVTDPNQYVGKYWGIPGLSTNTPQTTKKAATTEDPPQPKKTP
- the gap gene encoding type I glyceraldehyde-3-phosphate dehydrogenase; translation: MAIRIGINGFGRIGRLSLRTMLARYPGEFDVVAVNDLTDTATNAYLFKYDTTYGPFDGTVEQDDSSLTVNGDKIKVFAQKDPAQIPWGDVGADIVIESTGFFTDATKAAAHREAGAKKVIISAPAKNEDVTIVLGVNDNMYDPANHHVISNASCTTNGLAPVAKVMHEKFGIEKGLLTTVHAYTNSQSTVDTAKKDLRDSRAAAENIVPSSTGAARAVGLVIPELKGKFTGMAFRVPTRTVSVVDFTALLSRDASVEEINAAMKEYADGSLKGILQYSDEPLVSSDLIGNPYSSIFSAVDTVGLGNFVKVVAWYDNEWGYSCRIADLCSFLSKKGF
- a CDS encoding cysteine desulfurase translates to MNIGEKVRDDFPALSRTIHGKPLIYLDSAATALKPKPVIEATRAYYAENSANVHRGVHTLSQLATDAFESTREKVRAFVNAREEAEIIFTKGCTEAINLVAQSYARTFLKAGDEIVITTMEHHSNIVPWQILCEQIGTVLRVAPINDDGEVILEEYEQLLSEKTKIVALVHISNSIGTINPAKQMIAMAKKHGAICLVDGAQGGPHLQINVQDIDADFYTLSCHKIYGPTGTGILYGKRTLLEKMPPYQSGGSMIRTVSFEKTTYAEIPAKFEPGTPNIAGFIGLGAAIDYVQSIGKEAIASYEHELLAYGTQLLSDIPGLTIRGQAREKAGILAFTLEGVHPHDLGTVLDAEGIAIRAGHHCTMPLMKRMGVPATARASLGMYTMKSDLDALQRAVRKAKEILG
- a CDS encoding bifunctional oligoribonuclease/PAP phosphatase NrnA, which produces MSQTITLAKKFQAEVQKASSVLIGTHLNPDGDALGSALAVSHYLDALGVQNEIVCHHAPPQNLLFLPGVGRVRQEPENEKHDLGIILDLDSTERLGSTAPFFDHCFKLIVVDHHVPHEAPGDFRIIDVEAAATALILTRLFKELDADVTPEMATCLLTGIVTDTGSFRFRNTSPEALHLSGFLLECGADINLVSEEIFHRKRFSAARLQGYMLEKMVLECDEQLAWAPLTLRDFESAGSSDEDTEGFVNELLSIRTVQIAALFREHKPNRVRVSLRSRAEYDVAEVGREFGGGGHKNAAGCSFESSIDEVIDAVIPRLRACLGYS
- a CDS encoding Rrf2 family transcriptional regulator, producing MKLSAQEEYGLRCLLRVAKEYPEGSVTIPTISKAEELSEPHVAKLLMILRKGGYINSTRGHSGGYALAQPPEEIVIGEVLAQLGGKLYDKGFCGRHSGSIGTCVHEGECAIMCLWADIQTAIDSVVSKITLKEILDKVQAEQNQLIQIQTSIPKDRIAANR
- the truB gene encoding tRNA pseudouridine(55) synthase TruB codes for the protein MLGILLVDKPKGITSHDVINILRRRFETKRIGHAGTLDPLGTGLLVVAVGPATRFLQYLPLEPKVYVCEFTFGQTSDTYDGEGTLSDRVDVPLDLCERIELCKPTFMGLIEQLPPIYSAVKVQGKPMYKYARAGQDVHREPRSVHIGRYELLSIEENKATFEIECSGGTYMRSLAHDLGEAVGCGAYMSSLLRTRAGKFRVEDAVALETVTPSDLIPLSEALPPMPLLRLSPSDEITFRQGQRLAAPETLGEPLVALQDLGGYVIGVGRIEEGKIQPECVLPLEAVTGN
- a CDS encoding DUF59 domain-containing protein produces the protein MPKPIDMSTPNSQSKTLNTIERSMLESEVIEALRSIYDPEIPVNIHDLGLIYNVSADENGFVNVLMTLTSPACPVAESLPLEVEEKVKFVPGVTDAKVELTWDPPFTLDMVSDEVKLMLGLL